The following are from one region of the Nicotiana tomentosiformis chromosome 7, ASM39032v3, whole genome shotgun sequence genome:
- the LOC138895851 gene encoding uncharacterized protein produces the protein MVAFAQATETRKLKNRMEREGRSNARSTDNFGGSSGGGGGKSAFGGGSLGPSKSFAQSSVGAQTSGPNQQQWSRFRSSQGNKGSYQQGRSGGRFQQQRRPPCPRCGKMHFGACFMDQLICYGCGMRGYIQRDCHLSDQNMGRGVAQPASFAVTTSATPPPSRGTPTPAGRGAARGGAQSLGGPSCFYAISGRQSSKASQDVVTCILTVQSHDVYALIDPDSTLAYLTPYVVVEFGIESEQIYEPFSVSTPVGEYIVAAQVYRDCVITLRGQDTMADLIELGIVDFDVIMGIDWLYSCFAKLDCRTRTVRFEIPNELVIEGKGDYVVPKGRFISYLKSTKMINKGVFTIWFGLRTLTLRHLHLSLYQL, from the coding sequence atggtggcatttgctcaagccacagagacccgcaaattgaagaatagaatggagcgtgagGGCAGAAGCAATGCCCGGTCTACGgacaactttggtggttcttctggtggtggtggtggtaagTCAGCATTCGGGGGAGGGTCATTAGGGCCATCCaagtcttttgctcagtcttcagtcgGTGCACAGACATCGGGGCCCAATCAACAGCAATGGAGCCGTTTTAGGTCCAGCCAGGGCAACAagggatcctaccagcagggccggtctggtgggagatttcagcagcagcggaggcccccatgtcctaggtgtgggaagatgcactttggggcATGCTTCATGGACCAACTCATATGCTACGGGTGTGGTATGAGGGGttacattcagagggattgccatTTGTCTGACCAGAACATGGGCAGGGGTGTAGCACAACCAGCTAGTTTTGCAGttactacatccgcaacacctcctccatctcgaggcactccaacacccgcagggcgtggtgcagctaggggtggtgcacagagtttgggAGGACCTAGCTGTTTCTATGCTATAAGTGGTCGCCAGAGTTCAAAGGCTTCTCAAGATGtcgtcacatgtatattgactgtccaatctcatgatgtatatgctcttattgatcccgattccaCCTTGGCATATCTCACTCCCTATGTTGTTGTGGAGTTTGGCATAGAATCGGAACAGatttatgagccgttctctgtatctactccggttggtgagtatATTGTGGCCGCACAGGTTTATAGGGACTGTGTTATCACATTGCGTGGTCAGGATACCATGGcggatctcattgaattggggatcgttgattttgatgtaatcatgGGGAtagactggctttattcatgttttgctaagcttgattgccgaaccagaaccgtTAGATTTGAGATTCCAAATGAGCTAGTTATTGAAGGGAAGGGGGActatgtggtgccgaagggtaggtttatttcttaccttaagtccaccaagatgatcaacaagggtgtatttaccatttggttcgGGTTACGGACACTGACGCTGAGGCATctacacttgagtctgtaccagttgtga